The nucleotide sequence ACCTGAACCGTCTTTCTGGTGACAGGTAAGACAATCTTTGTCGTATACCCGCTCGCCAAGGCTGTCATTTGTAAATACATCCGGGATCATTCCCACATTATTCCGTATATAACTGCTTTTAACATTCAGCGCCAATCCACCAACCATGACTATGAGTATTGACAAGATAAATATATTTCTCATTCTATTCATGTTTCCTGAGATTCAATAACGGATAACAAAAATAAACCAATAAAGAAAATTATTCACCTGTATACACGATTTTCCATACTTTACCTGAAACCGAGTCGGAGACATACAGTGCACCATCCGGGCCAACAGCCAAACCTGTTGGTCTATGGTCGGCATCCCCGGGGCTCTCGATTGGATCCACGCCTGCAAAGCCATCAGCAAAAACTTCCCAGTCGCCTGAAGGTTTCTCGCTGTCAAAGGGGACAAACACTACATTATAACCTTCCTGTTCCTCGGGTGCCCGGTTCCAGGAACCGTGAAAAGCTATAAAAGCGCCGTTTTTGTACTTTGCGGGGAACTGATCACCTGTATAAAAAAGCAGGTCATTGGGTGCATAGTGACCGGGGAATCCCATAATGGGATCATCCATCTCTGCACAACGTCCCACTTTTTGCCTGTCTCCTCCGTATTCCGGTGCAAGGAGTTTTTTCTCCTTCATTTGATTGTAATAGCAGTAGGGCCAGCCAAAGTTTGATCCGTCTTCCACAAGCAGGAATTCTTCAGCAGGTAAGTTGGCGTTGTCTTCGGTACTATACATATCGGGGAAAAACTGGTTCAACTGATCCCTGCCGTGTTGGACGGCATACAGTTTACCTGCTGCCGGACTCCACCTGAGTGCCACGGCATGTCTGATACCGGTGGCGTAATGATATCCGTCTTCAACCTGTCTTTGCCCGGGGTTACCATCATCAAATCTCCATATTCCTCCATGTCGCTCCAATTGCGGACAGGGGTCCTGACCTGGAGAACCCTTGGTACGGGTTTGTTCCATACAAGCATTGGAGGGGCCACCTACTGTTACATACATGTTACCGTTTCCGTCAAAGGTGAACGGCTTAGCCGCATGCTGATTTTGCTCCGGAAACCCTTCCACGACTATTTCGGGATCCGTTTCCGGCAACAACTGATCTCCCTGAAGCTTAAAACGCTGCACCGTAGTTGTAGTACTGGTGTACAGATAGCCATTTTGTATGCCTATACCTGTGCCGGGAAGATCGGCAAAATACCTGATCACATCAGCTGTGCCGTCACCATCGGTATCCCTCATGGCTACCGTAGAACCTTTATCGTGGCTGGAACGAAGCTGCAGATAGACATCGCCGTTATCTCTAACTGTCAGATGCCTTCCTGTACCCAAGCCTTCTGCCACAACCACTGCTTTAAAACCAGGAGGCAGATCCAGTTCACCACTTTCTACATTGGATTCGGAATTTTTATCATCTCCTTCATTAAATGCCTGAGAACAACCAGCTAAAGTGATCAAAAACAACAGGACAATTGGTAAGATTCTAAGTTTCTTCATAACGATTGGATTTTATTGATGCTACAATAAATATGGAAATTTGCTGAACGCCATTCCAATATTGGGTAAGTTTCATTATATGTTTACAAGTCAGCAGACTTATTGTTTAAATTCAGGGTATAAAAAAAATTGATCATTTAATTGTTTCAACCTAACCCAGATAAACTAAAAATTCTAAATTCCCCGCCTGTCTGCGGGCAAGTAAATCCTAAATCCTAAATTCTAAATCCTAAATTCTAAACAAATTCCAATATTTTAATAATCAAAACAGGAAACCTATTTGTTCGTCTTTAATTTTCACTAACTTCGCGCAATCATGAAATAGAAGAAATCGATTGGTATCCAAATAAATAAAAAAATTTATGGCAGAAGATAAGCAGGTAATTTTTTCAATGGTGAATGTCAACAAGCAGACACCAAAAGGAAAGCCAATATTAAACAACATCTATCTTTCATTTTTTTACGGAGCGAAAATTGGCATTCTGGGGTTGAATGGTGCCGGTAAATCCACTGTGCTGAGGATAATTGCGGGTCTCGACCAGGAATATGAAGGCGAAGTGGCTTTCTCGCCGGGATATTCGGTGGGATATTTGCCCCAGGAACCTAAACTGGACGAAAACAAGACCGTTGAGGAGGTAGTGAAAGAAGGCGTAAAGGAATCTGCTGACCTGCTAAAGGAATACGAGGAGCTCAGCAATCAGTTCATGGACGAGGAAGTGATGAATGATCCTGATAAAATGAACAAGCTCATAGAAAAGCAGAGCCAGGTTCAGGAACAGATTGAACAGAGGGATGCCTGGGATTTGGATTCCAAACTTGCGCTGGCCATGGATGCGCTTCGAACGCCTGAAGGAAACACTCCCATATCTGTGATTTCAGGAGGTGAAAAACGACGTGTAGCTCTGTGCAGGCTGCTTCTCCAGGAACCGGATATACTGCTCCTTGATGAGCCCACCAACCATCTGGATGCAGAATCGGTGCACTGGCTGGAACAGCATCTTCAACAGTATAAGGGAACCGTCATAGCGGTTACACACGACCGCTATTTTCTTGATAATGTAGCCGGCTGGATCCTTGAGCTCGACAGAGGAGAAGGCATTCCTTTCCGCGGAAATTACACAGAATGGCTGGAACAAAAGATAAACCGGCTGGCCGAGGAAGAGAAACAGGAAAGCAAACGGCAGAAGGCCCTGCAACGTGAGTTGGAATGGAGCAAGAAAGGTCCGAAAGGCCGGCAAAGCAAGGGCAAAGCCCGGCTGAACAACTACGAAAACCTGCTCAACGAAGACATCAGGCAAAAGGAAGAAAAAGTGGAAATTCCCATCCCCAATGGTCCGCGCCTGGGTAAAGAAGTGATTGAAGCGATCG is from Bacteroidales bacterium and encodes:
- a CDS encoding PQQ-dependent sugar dehydrogenase, whose protein sequence is MKKLRILPIVLLFLITLAGCSQAFNEGDDKNSESNVESGELDLPPGFKAVVVAEGLGTGRHLTVRDNGDVYLQLRSSHDKGSTVAMRDTDGDGTADVIRYFADLPGTGIGIQNGYLYTSTTTTVQRFKLQGDQLLPETDPEIVVEGFPEQNQHAAKPFTFDGNGNMYVTVGGPSNACMEQTRTKGSPGQDPCPQLERHGGIWRFDDGNPGQRQVEDGYHYATGIRHAVALRWSPAAGKLYAVQHGRDQLNQFFPDMYSTEDNANLPAEEFLLVEDGSNFGWPYCYYNQMKEKKLLAPEYGGDRQKVGRCAEMDDPIMGFPGHYAPNDLLFYTGDQFPAKYKNGAFIAFHGSWNRAPEEQEGYNVVFVPFDSEKPSGDWEVFADGFAGVDPIESPGDADHRPTGLAVGPDGALYVSDSVSGKVWKIVYTGE
- the ettA gene encoding energy-dependent translational throttle protein EttA; this encodes MAEDKQVIFSMVNVNKQTPKGKPILNNIYLSFFYGAKIGILGLNGAGKSTVLRIIAGLDQEYEGEVAFSPGYSVGYLPQEPKLDENKTVEEVVKEGVKESADLLKEYEELSNQFMDEEVMNDPDKMNKLIEKQSQVQEQIEQRDAWDLDSKLALAMDALRTPEGNTPISVISGGEKRRVALCRLLLQEPDILLLDEPTNHLDAESVHWLEQHLQQYKGTVIAVTHDRYFLDNVAGWILELDRGEGIPFRGNYTEWLEQKINRLAEEEKQESKRQKALQRELEWSKKGPKGRQSKGKARLNNYENLLNEDIRQKEEKVEIPIPNGPRLGKEVIEAIDVSKGYEGKLLFENMNFNLPQAGVVGVIGPNGAGKTTLFRMILGEEQPDSGELIIGDTVKLGYVDQEHADIDPEKTVYEVVSGGEDTIEMGGKSINARAYVSRFNFTGPDQQKKVGVLSGGERNRLHLAMTLKTEANVMLLDEPTNDLDVNTLRALEEGIENFAGCAIVISHDRWFLDRICTHILAFEGNSSVRFFEGSFSEYEENLRKRVGGEIIPKRIKYKKLTR